From a region of the Candidatus Kaelpia imicola genome:
- a CDS encoding HAMP domain-containing protein — protein MAKRKRRIYFIDRKFQVQFIMKFCLLVIIGSLITVGLLYITGSRTTTVSFENTEAVVKSTADFIIPILIQTVIIVMVVTGLFTIMLTLFISHKIAGPLYRLEKEFKSMADGDISADFKLRGDDQLQNIAASLNEMKARLRFYLSALQISINDMEHALNENISEENKRQILLNNLNKIKNDFHRFKV, from the coding sequence ATGGCCAAGCGGAAAAGGAGAATATATTTTATAGATAGAAAATTCCAGGTTCAGTTTATTATGAAATTCTGTTTATTAGTAATAATAGGATCTCTTATTACCGTAGGTTTGCTTTACATCACAGGGAGCCGTACGACTACAGTAAGTTTTGAGAATACAGAAGCAGTTGTTAAATCAACGGCAGATTTTATCATTCCGATCTTAATACAGACTGTCATTATCGTCATGGTTGTTACTGGACTCTTTACCATTATGCTGACTTTATTTATATCGCATAAGATAGCAGGGCCTCTCTATCGTCTGGAGAAAGAGTTCAAGTCTATGGCTGATGGCGATATCAGCGCTGATTTTAAACTACGGGGAGATGACCAGCTTCAAAACATAGCTGCCTCTTTAAACGAAATGAAAGCAAGGCTTAGATTCTATCTCAGTGCGCTTCAGATTAGCATTAACGATATGGAGCATGCGCTTAATGAGAATATAAGTGAAGAGAATAAGAGACAGATACTTCTGAATAATCTGAACAAAATTAAAAACGATTTCCATCGCTTCAAAGTTTAG
- a CDS encoding SurA N-terminal domain-containing protein, with amino-acid sequence MRKLITITVVFLVLVVVFYSFKGYLRKDQYVVKINQFTMTEEEFEDYFSKMNVGRDDTLDAREGVLDALVSKKLILQEAEKMDLHKSEEFLDALQHYYEQLLFKLIVDLKSKELSSLVQVADVEVKARYDEMQAEALTDKPLDEIYSQIKWQILREKQTQALNDWLKDVKEESSIDIDYDAVLNK; translated from the coding sequence ATGAGAAAATTAATCACAATTACAGTAGTCTTTCTGGTCCTGGTTGTAGTTTTCTATTCATTCAAAGGATATCTGCGTAAAGACCAGTATGTTGTAAAAATCAATCAGTTTACGATGACTGAGGAGGAGTTTGAAGACTATTTCTCAAAGATGAACGTAGGCCGGGATGATACACTTGATGCCCGGGAAGGGGTTTTAGATGCACTAGTAAGCAAAAAGCTTATACTTCAGGAAGCAGAGAAGATGGACTTACATAAAAGCGAAGAATTTCTGGATGCACTGCAGCATTATTATGAACAGCTGCTTTTTAAATTGATAGTCGACTTAAAATCCAAAGAGCTCTCTTCTCTGGTTCAAGTAGCTGACGTAGAGGTTAAAGCACGTTACGATGAGATGCAGGCAGAAGCTCTTACCGATAAACCCTTGGATGAGATATATAGTCAGATTAAGTGGCAGATATTAAGAGAGAAACAGACTCAGGCGCTTAATGACTGGCTTAAAGATGTTAAGGAAGAGTCTAGTATCGATATTGATTACGATGCAGTTTTAAATAAATAA